The Glycine soja cultivar W05 chromosome 9, ASM419377v2, whole genome shotgun sequence sequence AGAGAAAACCAATACAAACACTTGTACTAAAAACCAGAAATAACAAATAGTATTCCAAAAaggctaaaaaaaattaactatgcTTACAACAGGAAGATCaagtttatataatttaagaactaaaacatacacataaattaaaataaaagacaaaactGCAAGCAGAGTTACACTTCCAATCCTGTTTAGTTTGACAAAACattctctattttaattttgtgttttcacttctaattacaaaaatatcacctaatcttcacttcattttctattttcaagtGTATAGCAAGGGAAATGTTAGCAAAGCAACACCCTCCACGCTGTTTTGAAGACACCCTCCAGTGCACTCTTTTAAACATACTCTCTGGTATTGACTATAATTTATCAGAAATCACACAATCTAGTGGTCTCACTACTTATTTAATGAGTCAGTGCAATGGTtccgtagttttttttttaaaaaaaaattaactaataataaagagTGTGTTAAAAAAAGTGTTAGAGGGTGTGTTATTGGCATTCATCTACATAGCAAAACaacttttaattgttttttcttccattttccgCTTCCACTGTTTCTTATTcaaacttaaaacaaaaataactaccaaaaacaactttaaacaaagatgaaaatagaaaactttTTCTCATACTAAACAACGCCTAAATTACTagtatcatttaaaaataagaaaacccaATTTCCCGTTCTGACAACCCAATTCCAGAAACTAAAAACCAAGCAAAACCCACATCCCAAAACCCCAACTTGCATTCGAAATCCGAAAAAGCAGAGAGAAAAACCACCTGTGGGAAATCGAGGTAGAGAACGGGGTTTTTGGTGCCCAAGTCCTTGAGGTCACCGATCTTGCCACCGGCGATGGGAGCAATTAGCCCGGGGAACGAGAAGAGGTACCTGCAGCTCTTCCTCTGAGACTTCTTGATGATATCTTTGCCGTGGTGCTTGGCCACGACGGAGGAAGGGTTGAGGTGAACGGAGCTCCGTGCAGGGGTCTCCGAGAGAATCTTGTTGGAAATGGCCAAGGATTTCAGCCTCTTCCGCTCTAACGTTTCTGGGTTTGCGACATCGGTGTCTTcaccttcttccttcttcttcgcCTTGCCTCGGGCCATTAAGGGGTGGAAGTGAAGCTTGTTTCTTCAGTGTTGTGTGTTTGCTCACACGCGGGAACAAATGGGCTTTGTTTTTGATGGAGTAGTATTCCCTGTAAATCGCGGTTGGTAAAGTTTTCGGGGTCAATAATGGAATTGCctagatttcattttattttgtttttgcttaCTCAATATTTTGCTCCTATGTACTCCTATAAAAAAGATTAacttaaatgtatttttgtcccttatatataacttttagaTTTGgtctttaataaatattttttttaatcgaatctataatatttgaaaagttttgtcTTAAATCTTTATTGTTAATTAAGATCCCACCACCAAAGAAAACACACAACAAAACAACTACAATATCAACCACAAAACCACCATAGAATATCAAAAAATCGACCACCAACCAACATTGCAAACCCACTGCAATGGTGACAAAATCAGAAACACAAAAAAATCTTGaaatcagaataaaaaaaaaaatatcgaaACCCACCACAAACCAATGTGCGAGATGCACACCTCAGTGTTGGATGTCGGCAACGACACGACGTTTGTTACGAACAACAAGGACAAAGGAAAGGGAACAACCTACCTTCAAGGACTAGGAACCTCTAGAAGTTCGGAAAGGGAAGTAaattgttatgtattttttcatatattatgcCTTCTTAcatcattcatatatataagCAACAAGTAGAATGCTaggataacaaaattataacataaagcaaaatggaaaagataatggcAGACAAGATCAAGACGACATTTCTAGCTAGTGTCAACTCGGGCAATTCTGTTAGACAAAGTCCCTAAGGTATCTTGGTGGAGTGCGCTTGCATCGCGTGGCTGGTGGTGCAATGTCTCATCCCTATCAGAGTTCTTGGAGGAACTGGTAGTAGTGGCCGCAGGGGGCAGCCGAGACGGCAAGGGAAACCAAGTGGGGCTTCGCATTCAGGGAGAGGTTGGTGGAGGGGGAGCCCAGGGAACTCCAGGTTCATGCCCACCAAGATGTGGTCGGAGGGGGCCAGGCCCTAAACAATGACGGAGAACTTAGAAATGGGGGCAGACCAGGGGCTGGGCGGAGGTAACCATAACACACTTCGTTACCCATGCCATTCCCAACCGtgagaaagggagaagagagtcAACAAAGAAAGAGATTGTCCAAAGGGGCATattggaaaaagaaaggaaaataaaatttaagcatACACGTGTAATTTCACTCAGGCCAACGGGTATATGTGACAGCACAACGTGTTTGATTAACGGCCACGTAAGCAATTAATAGATTCCAATTAACAACAAAGACCTTGGGCAatacttttcaaatattaagaacccgatttgaaagaaaaatttaggGATTAAATGCAAAAGTCGGGTACATGTCAGggccaaaaacatatttaagccaaaaaaattattcaatttgaagaaaaaagaaacacgaataatgatatattttatattggttagttgcaaagaaagaagaaagaaaagagaaacaaaaattaatttgaagagacattttttttttaaaaaaaaaatcctctcaTTTTACtctttctattcaaattttaaatattatttcctgtcacattttcttttcttagatCAATGGAAGAGTGACACCCTTTatttgataaagataaaaaaaactaaaaagtaataaaataaataataaaataagtgagTTCTTACGATTTAtattatactttaatttaaaactttcatcttaattttttatatattttatttcattttatcaaacacttattgacacttaataatattattatcgtCTCAAAAACTATATTGAAAAGATATATATTGGGatggttattttaaaaatatatattatgaagATTTAAAGtgaagaataatatatatatatatatatatatatattatagagaTCCtttcagaaaaaagaaagactattacatttataaaaaatgttaataatattgtttttaacatatttttccattaaaattctttaaattacATGAATTGCACTACTAATTTCATACATAATTTTGTGGTTCTTAATAAAtctcaactaattaaaaaaacaacatattaaaatatattttaaaaaaatataatattggcATTACTTTTACATGCATAATTCTTATATAGAATatgaaaaatgtatatatttttaaaaataatactgtaattgttaatttgtaaaaaaatcaaagaaaataaatgaattaatttttttaaagtgagaaaatgaattaattattaataatataataatccatCTGTATAATTAGTGATGGGAGGAGACATTATCATTAACAGAGTTGAATCAGTGGCTTATCTGAGTTAACATCGTACATCACAAATTTCCATCCAAGACATTAGACATTAACAAGTTAAATCAAAGAAGAGGTGAAATAAATGCTATGTCCTAAATTTCCCAGAAAATGTTCCTAACTTCACAGATCAAAATCCCCTCTCCTCTCTAACTTTCTGTTACACTtcactctcttctttttttccctgCAACGTTTTCCATCACTTCCTCCTCACGTTTTCCGTTCCCAAACCACCAATTACACCTCGCACCACCTTCTCCCACGCACAATGTGTCTCCTCCAATTCCAATTCACGGAAAACGCACGTCGCCGAAGCTGATTTTCGCCGCTTAGGGTTTCGGGTTGGGGGAATGAGCGAGAGCTCATGGCGTTTACATACGCGGCTCCGATCGCTCCTTCTCTCTACGGCATTGCTCGCATCGGTTACTGCGACCAGAAGGTTTCGCTCGCTGGTTCTCCCGGCGAGGTGAATACGTCGTTGTTTTGCGTTTCGTCACACGCGGGAAAGAGTGATGTGCTGTTCGAGAGGAGGAAGCTGAAGTCGGCTGATACTCGCATTGCCGAAAACACGCAGATGAAATCGAGcgttgaaattgaaattccggTTTCTTGCTACCAGGTGATAGAACTTGCTGCGTTTGTCGTTTTGTGCGTGTGTGCGTgcgcttattttttttattttttatttttatttttaggttgacTGAAATAGGTAAGGTCAAGGAAGAGTCATGAAATGCCTTTCAATTTAGAAattgttgttattatattttaaataatcatttattctttttaacgATACAGGAAAATCATgacattttgtaattatttatgaaagTGAAAAATACGAATAAAAAACGTTTTCTGAAACTAAAAATGTCTTCAAGTTGTCAGTGGTGGATGATGATCGGTAAATAGTGGGGAATTTTCTTTGGATGGAATGGTTGTTTcactgttttttattattattattacaaattatagTATGCCAACGTGATTATTGATACAGGAACCTTACAGAAACTACTGTtgagtaaagaaaaagaaacaggaATATCCTAATTCAAGTATTGGTTTGATGCTTTAATCCCATTGTAATTTTAGACTTGTATGCTGAACAATGCTTATCTGCAATTATGGTATATTAAGAAGTGACTGAGTAACTGCATTTTTGTTTTCCATGTGGTGAAGGAGTAGGTGGTTGGTATTCAGCTGCCATGATGagtttttacatttttgttaaatattcaGTTTTGTTTCTTGTGTCAGATAATCCTTGCCAATTTTCATATTAGTCTTAAGATTAATACTTGACCAATGACTACTCAGTTATGTCATTTTGCAGCTCATTGGTGTTCCTGATCGAGCTGAGAAAGATGAAATAGTTAAGGCCGTTATGGGTTTGAAAAATGCAGAAATTGATGAAGGTTACACAATTGATGTTGTTACAGCTCGTCAGGTATGAACCAGTTATACTTTGTGACTAGTTGATTATAAAGTTTTCTTAAATTTGGCTTTTGAGGTGCAAGCAGATAAAGTAAGTGGAGTTGTTGTTGGTTGCTGCTCTTATCTAATATTGCTTTACAGGATCTTCTGATGGATGTTAGGGATAAGCTTCTTTTTGAGCCAGAATATGCTGGTAACCTGAGGGAAAAAATCCCCCCTAAATCTTCCCTTCAAATTCGTTGGTCTTGGTTGCCAGGTGCTCTTTGCCTTCTTCAAGAGGTACACTTGGCGTTTTTTTATTCCTTGATATTTTTCTCTTGTACAAATTTTTCTATCTTTTGCTGAAATATTTTGACTATTGCTTTTCTATTCCTTTTGTTCAGGTTGGAGAATCAAAGCTTGTGCTGGAGATTGGACAGACAAGTCTTCAGCATCAAAATGCCAAGCCATATACTGATGACTTGATTCTTTCTATGGCACTAGCTGAGGTAAGAAATGTGAACAATTAGGTTGGAAAATTACTCCCTGAATTTATAGCAGTCTTGTTATTTACCCTTTTCTTACCATTGGTGCTTTCTTGAAGTGTGCAGTTGCGAAGATTGGTTTCGAGAAGAAAAAAGTATCTCAAGGTTTCGAAGCTCTTGCTCGTGCCCAGTGTCTTCTAAGAAGTAAACCGTCCCTAGCAAAAATGACACTGCTATCTCAggtaagaaattttttatagtGTATATTCACTAAAGATCTTTAAGTCTAGCTGGTTtgctaaatatattttatgagtgAAAGATCGGTTTATAACCCCTACCTCTCCATTCAACAGAAAAGGTAGAAGGTCATTAAAGTcaacaaatgaaaaattgttaCACTCCTAATTTTTGTTTCTGGAAATGAGTTCTTCTGTGCACATATTTGATGAAAATGGTTATTTTCATTTCAACATTAGGTTGTTATTGCTTACAATAATTCAAGAAGCTTTGATATTCAGGCcaactttttaaatagctaaCCTAGGCCTAATCAGGCAATACAGTAATTATTCAGTATCGTTgcatacttatttatttttagcaaCTTTATTACTCTCAAGTATCAATTCTATTTCAATGCCATTCTTCCTCATTTATGTTGCCCCTGTTTCATACTCTTTTTTACTGAGCAATTTATTGTTCTGTAATAATGGTGGCTTAATtgattttggataaaaaaaagtcatgtgtttttggctgattcctaagagagatttaaaaaataaaaagagtgattatcttcttaaaaataattgaaaccgAACATGAAACATCAACTTGTTTCCTGTTTGAATTATCACATTATGTCTGTATATTAGGCATGGAACACAACCCTGAGGATGCTTGTCATGGTTTCTAGATTGAAGAATCTCTTGAAGAGCTTGCACCTGCTTGCACCTTGGAACTACTGAGTATGCCACATGCTCCTGAAAATGTTGATCGAAGACGAGGTGCAATTTTGGCTTTGCGGGAATTGCTCAGGCAGGGTCTTGATGTTGAAACTTCATGCCAAGTACAGGACTGGCCTTCCTTTCTAAGCCAAGCATTTGACAGTTTGCTGGCAAAAGAGATAGTTGATCTTCTTCCTTGGGATAACTTAGCTGTGATGCGAAAGAATAAGAAGACTATTGAATCACAGAATCTAAGGGCAGTAATTGATTCTAATTGTTTTTATCGAGTTTTTAAAGCTCATATGGCAATTGGGTTTTCCAGCAAGCAAAAAGAGTTGGTAATACACTTCTCTGAATCTTGTAGGCATATTTTAATAATCTTGCCATAGTCCATATTTCATTAATACTGTTTTCTTGGCATACATTCTCAAACAGTGGCCTTCTGAACTTCATCTTGATACTAGTtgtttgtataaattttatgcaGATTAACAAAGCAAAAGGCATATGTGAATGTTTGATAGCTTCAGAAGGTATTGATTTGAAGTTTGAGGAAGCTTTTTGCTTATTCCTACTTGGACAGGtacattttgaattttggttTCCAGCAGctataattttttctctccctTTCCAATTCTCCCTGGAGTATCTGCAGAATAATTCAGCATTACTTTTGTCTTAAATTCTAGGGCACGGAGGCTGAGGTGGTTGAAAAGCTTAAGCAACTTGAGCTAAACTCGAATCCCAAACATAATTCAGTCTTGGGGAAGGCAATAATAGATGCTTCTACTGTAAACCCGTCATTGGTATTTCTCTTGTTATAATGTTCATTCTTACTTTTGTTGCTGTTTGGGACATGTGTTTGACATGTTAAGTATGTGCAATTAACTACGACTTGGATTTCAGAGATTAGTGTATTTTGGAATAATTTTTGCCGAGCCTCAAATTCAAATGCCATAcacatatattcatttttttaaaatttctattgttttCTTTCAGATAAAGATTTTCCTTTTGACAGAAAATACTTGTGTTTCTGGCTTcagaaaaatatctatttttttgctATATTTTTACACGAGATAATCGCTGATCTTGAATGCTTCAAGAATTATGTTATATCTTTCATCTTAAGTTTTCGTGAAAAAATCTTTAGTTTTGATTTCTTATATCAGACCACTTGTGCAGGAAATGTGGCTGAAGGATTCTGTGCTTGCATTATATCCAGATACTAAAGATTGTTCTCCAGCTCTGGTGAGATCAGTTATAGTAGGCAATaactaatttgttattttttattttgaaaaaaattgctTATGGGTGCCCATTTCTGTAGGCCAATTTCTTTAATGCTCAGCAGAAATTTTCTGGAAGCAAGAATTCCAAAGGAGCTCAACAAATGTTGCCCACTATATGTCATAGACCTTTATCTTCATCTGGTTCCTTAGAACGTAGAGAAGTTGAGGAATCTCGCTCATACATGAGCTCTTCTCCTAGTCTAGGGTTTGCTGTCAAGCAGCTGACTCCTACTGATTTGAGGAGTTCATTGCTATCTGGAAGAAATGAAACTGGAAGCAATACTATTGAGTCACCTGT is a genomic window containing:
- the LOC114368695 gene encoding plastid division protein CDP1, chloroplastic-like — translated: MAFTYAAPIAPSLYGIARIGYCDQKVSLAGSPGEVNTSLFCVSSHAGKSDVLFERRKLKSADTRIAENTQMKSSVEIEIPVSCYQLIGVPDRAEKDEIVKAVMGLKNAEIDEGYTIDVVTARQDLLMDVRDKLLFEPEYAGNLREKIPPKSSLQIRWSWLPGALCLLQEVGESKLVLEIGQTSLQHQNAKPYTDDLILSMALAECAVAKIGFEKKKVSQGFEALARAQCLLRSKPSLAKMTLLSQIEESLEELAPACTLELLSMPHAPENVDRRRGAILALRELLRQGLDVETSCQVQDWPSFLSQAFDSLLAKEIVDLLPWDNLAVMRKNKKTIESQNLRAVIDSNCFYRVFKAHMAIGFSSKQKELINKAKGICECLIASEGIDLKFEEAFCLFLLGQGTEAEVVEKLKQLELNSNPKHNSVLGKAIIDASTVNPSLEMWLKDSVLALYPDTKDCSPALANFFNAQQKFSGSKNSKGAQQMLPTICHRPLSSSGSLERREVEESRSYMSSSPSLGFAVKQLTPTDLRSSLLSGRNETGSNTIESPVQVKRNLGSHRNSGIWHGYFPQGHIFKRITYLTVLGCIAFASIKLSGIGLSKTLTASHWASTKANDNIAWTADSADYPVGPAYIRQSTMTNKLKRILSMFKIQRLHQSGAGNHSDLHTTLTSSSSPINVSRRPMPVEEAETIVRQWQTIKAEALGPCHEVNCLAQVLDESMLAQWKGLANAAKERSCYWRFLLLKLSIIRADILSDGNGDDMAEIEALLEEASELVDGSQQKNPNYYLTYKVKYVMKRQDDGSWKFCENDIIESP